Proteins encoded in a region of the Paramagnetospirillum magneticum AMB-1 genome:
- a CDS encoding RluA family pseudouridine synthase: MTPDEILSRVLYKDQDVIVLDKPAGLAVHAGPNSPDHLELYLGALAFGWAEMPKLAHRLDRDTSGCLILGRHAKAIKRLGKMFEHRRVEKVYWSVSHGSPAADSGTVDAPLLKVSARGQGWRIKVDPAGQPSITDWSVLGRSDGLSWIEWRPRTGRTHQIRIHAQYLGCPLLGDAYYGPDPEPKVRLHLLARAVAFPALAPSKDPVRVTAPPPEHMVEALRRCGWSPAS; this comes from the coding sequence ATGACCCCCGACGAGATCCTTTCCCGCGTGCTCTACAAGGACCAGGACGTCATCGTCCTGGACAAGCCCGCCGGGCTGGCGGTGCATGCCGGTCCCAATTCGCCCGACCACCTGGAGCTTTACCTGGGGGCGCTGGCCTTCGGTTGGGCCGAAATGCCCAAGCTGGCCCATCGCCTGGACCGCGATACCTCGGGCTGCCTGATCCTCGGGCGTCATGCCAAGGCCATCAAGCGTCTGGGCAAGATGTTCGAGCACCGGCGGGTGGAGAAAGTATACTGGTCGGTCAGTCATGGATCACCCGCCGCCGACAGCGGCACCGTGGACGCGCCGCTGCTCAAGGTCTCGGCCCGGGGGCAGGGCTGGCGGATCAAGGTGGACCCGGCGGGGCAGCCTTCTATTACCGACTGGTCGGTATTGGGGCGGAGCGATGGCCTCTCCTGGATCGAATGGCGGCCGCGCACCGGGCGCACCCACCAGATCCGCATCCATGCCCAGTATCTCGGTTGCCCGCTGCTGGGCGACGCCTATTACGGCCCCGACCCGGAGCCCAAGGTCAGGCTGCACCTGCTGGCCCGCGCGGTGGCCTTTCCCGCCCTGGCGCCGTCCAAGGACCCGGTGCGGGTCACGGCGCCGCCGCCCGAGCACATGGTCGAGGCGTTGCGCCGATGTGGGTGGTCTCCCGCGTCCTGA
- a CDS encoding cytidylyltransferase domain-containing protein, translated as MKIIATIEARMTSSRLPGKVLLPAQGRPMLARMVERLKMVPSLDGIVVATTVNATDDPIEALAAELGIGCWRGSEDDVLKRVLDAAHAFEADVIVELTGDCPLIDPAIVETCVQAYRAAGVDYLSNVQERSFPIGMDTQVFATAILDDVARRTDDPTDHEHVSLYIYRHPELYSLKNVAAPPELRDPELRLTLDTPQDYQLIDQVFAALLPQGPGFALGDILALLQARPELRKINDHVAHRWV; from the coding sequence ATGAAGATCATCGCCACCATCGAGGCGCGCATGACCTCGTCGCGCCTGCCGGGCAAGGTGCTGCTGCCGGCCCAGGGCAGGCCCATGCTGGCCCGCATGGTCGAGCGCCTGAAGATGGTGCCCTCGCTGGACGGCATCGTGGTCGCCACCACCGTCAACGCCACCGACGACCCCATCGAGGCCCTGGCGGCCGAACTGGGCATCGGCTGCTGGCGCGGGTCCGAGGACGACGTCTTGAAGCGGGTGCTGGACGCCGCCCACGCCTTCGAGGCCGATGTCATCGTCGAGCTGACCGGTGATTGCCCCCTGATCGACCCCGCCATCGTCGAAACCTGCGTCCAGGCCTACCGGGCCGCCGGGGTGGACTATCTGTCCAACGTGCAAGAGCGCAGCTTCCCCATCGGCATGGATACCCAGGTGTTCGCCACCGCCATCCTGGACGACGTGGCGCGCCGCACCGACGATCCCACCGATCACGAGCATGTCAGTCTCTATATCTACCGCCACCCGGAGCTTTACTCCCTGAAGAACGTGGCGGCCCCCCCCGAACTGCGCGACCCGGAGCTGCGGCTGACCCTGGACACCCCCCAGGATTACCAGCTGATCGATCAGGTCTTCGCGGCGCTGCTGCCCCAGGGTCCCGGCTTTGCCCTCGGCGACATTCTGGCCCTTCTCCAGGCGCGGCCCGAGCTGCGCAAGATCAACGACCATGTCGCCCACCGCTGGGTCTGA
- a CDS encoding Gfo/Idh/MocA family protein: MSPTAGSEPLRALIIGCGAIAGGYDEAEPKSDQILTHAKAYARHPGFKAVACVEPDAERRAAFMTAWDIPAGFATLAEVDLAYDVASVCVPTAHHAETLEALLASPARLVFAEKPLTDDLGRSRAIVEAYERAGKPLCVNYLRRWAGGLVHLQAEIARGQWGAFQKASAWYTKGLLNNGSHFLDLLSFLLGELAPVCALGTVADGRADDPTRDVVVKTAAGAPIHLLGADMHAFSVFEAELMFAGGRISLTDSAFKITRRPVTDSPRFAGYRTLAEGVTKDSGLGYAMLDAVDNIARHLNDGAPLRSTGHSALAVQELCATLACLPETH; the protein is encoded by the coding sequence ATGTCGCCCACCGCTGGGTCTGAGCCGCTGCGGGCGCTGATCATCGGCTGCGGCGCCATCGCCGGCGGCTATGACGAGGCCGAGCCCAAGTCGGACCAGATCCTGACCCACGCCAAGGCCTATGCCCGCCATCCCGGCTTCAAGGCCGTCGCCTGCGTCGAACCCGACGCTGAGCGGCGCGCTGCCTTCATGACGGCCTGGGACATCCCCGCCGGCTTCGCCACTTTGGCCGAGGTGGACCTCGCCTATGACGTGGCCAGCGTCTGCGTCCCCACCGCCCATCACGCCGAGACCCTGGAGGCGCTGCTGGCCTCCCCCGCCCGGCTGGTCTTCGCGGAAAAGCCGCTGACCGACGACCTTGGCCGCTCGCGCGCCATCGTCGAGGCCTATGAGCGGGCGGGCAAGCCGCTCTGCGTCAATTATCTCCGCCGCTGGGCCGGCGGCCTCGTCCATCTGCAGGCCGAGATCGCCCGGGGCCAGTGGGGCGCCTTCCAGAAGGCCTCGGCGTGGTACACCAAGGGCCTGCTGAACAACGGCAGCCATTTCCTCGATCTGCTGTCCTTCCTGCTGGGCGAGCTGGCGCCGGTCTGCGCGCTGGGCACCGTGGCCGACGGCCGCGCCGACGACCCCACCCGCGACGTGGTGGTGAAGACCGCTGCGGGCGCCCCCATTCATCTGCTGGGGGCCGACATGCACGCCTTCTCGGTGTTCGAGGCCGAGCTGATGTTTGCCGGCGGCCGGATCAGCCTGACCGATTCCGCCTTCAAGATCACGCGGCGCCCGGTGACCGACAGCCCGCGCTTCGCCGGCTACCGCACCCTGGCCGAGGGCGTCACCAAGGACAGCGGCCTGGGCTATGCCATGCTCGACGCCGTCGACAACATCGCCCGCCACCTCAACGACGGCGCCCCCTTGCGCAGCACCGGGCACAGCGCCCTGGCGGTCCAGGAGCTGTGCGCCACCCTCGCCTGTCTGCCGGAGACCCATTGA
- a CDS encoding DegT/DnrJ/EryC1/StrS family aminotransferase: MSTLALLGGDPVRTKLFPAYSVIGEDDRAAVAKVMESGILSRFLGTWHNDFFGGPEVKAFEHEWATAFKAAHAISVNSATSGLYAAAGAAGIGPGDEVIVSPYTMSASAVAALVFNAVPVFADIDPHSYCLSAKTIAAKITPRTKAIIVVHIFGNVADMDPIMTLAKTHGLTVIEDCAQAPFATYKGRPVGTLGHMGVFSLNYHKHIHTGEGGVVTTNDSRLAEKVQLIRNHAEAVVEKKGTADLVNMIGFNFRLGEIEAAIGRRQLLKGPDLVRRRQANVRYLEDRIKGIPFLSMPQVQDGVEHVYYVHGLSYDSEAAGVSRATFVRALKAELAATELREGEGVLMGEGYVRPLYLQPLYQKLVGYGEVGCPFKCPHYTGTPDYAPGSCPDTEDAHFNRVITHELIRPPASRADLDDVANAFSKVAENMAALRDMERQ, encoded by the coding sequence ATGAGCACCCTGGCCCTTCTGGGCGGCGATCCCGTCCGCACCAAGCTGTTCCCCGCCTATTCGGTCATCGGCGAAGACGACCGCGCCGCCGTGGCCAAGGTGATGGAAAGCGGCATCCTGTCGCGCTTTCTCGGCACCTGGCACAACGACTTCTTCGGCGGGCCGGAGGTCAAGGCCTTCGAGCACGAATGGGCCACCGCCTTCAAGGCGGCCCACGCCATCAGCGTCAATTCCGCCACCAGCGGCCTTTACGCCGCGGCGGGCGCCGCCGGAATCGGGCCGGGCGACGAGGTCATCGTCTCGCCCTATACCATGAGCGCCTCGGCGGTGGCCGCCCTGGTGTTCAACGCCGTGCCGGTCTTCGCCGACATCGATCCGCACAGCTATTGCCTGTCGGCCAAGACCATCGCCGCGAAAATCACGCCGCGCACCAAGGCCATCATCGTGGTGCACATCTTCGGCAACGTGGCCGACATGGACCCCATCATGACCCTGGCCAAGACGCACGGCCTGACGGTGATCGAGGATTGCGCCCAGGCGCCGTTCGCCACCTACAAGGGCCGCCCGGTGGGCACCCTGGGCCATATGGGGGTGTTCAGCCTGAACTATCACAAGCACATCCACACCGGCGAAGGCGGGGTGGTCACCACCAACGATTCCCGTCTGGCCGAGAAGGTGCAGCTGATCCGCAACCACGCCGAGGCGGTGGTGGAGAAGAAGGGCACGGCCGATCTGGTCAATATGATCGGCTTCAACTTCCGCCTGGGCGAAATCGAGGCGGCCATCGGGCGGCGGCAATTGCTGAAAGGCCCCGATCTGGTGCGGCGGCGCCAGGCCAATGTCCGATACCTGGAGGACCGCATCAAGGGCATCCCCTTCCTGTCCATGCCCCAGGTCCAGGACGGAGTCGAGCACGTCTACTACGTCCACGGCCTGTCCTATGATTCCGAGGCGGCGGGCGTGTCGCGCGCCACCTTCGTGCGCGCCCTGAAGGCCGAACTGGCCGCCACCGAATTGCGGGAAGGCGAAGGCGTGCTGATGGGCGAAGGCTATGTCCGCCCGCTCTACCTCCAGCCGCTCTACCAAAAGCTGGTGGGGTATGGCGAGGTGGGCTGTCCCTTCAAATGCCCCCATTACACCGGCACCCCCGATTACGCCCCGGGCTCGTGCCCCGACACCGAGGATGCCCATTTCAACCGGGTGATCACCCACGAGCTGATCCGCCCCCCGGCCAGCCGCGCCGATCTGGACGACGTGGCCAACGCCTTCTCCAAGGTGGCCGAGAACATGGCGGCGCTGCGCGACATGGAGCGCCAGTGA
- a CDS encoding GNAT family N-acetyltransferase: MSKYRVEPLAALAPDDGFPQWDAHPLRGGFAARLYPTVAPAHTDCSAQVIGPAGPVVRLRATIGPDEISYWGLPALVTWKPDAEAKHIKSGLAATLDHLTAAAKAGGRSRLVIGSAAQADPDPLAALLADRGAEGLIQASAQVDLTRPEESLRADIRDSYRSLTNWGSRNLSLSFVNAAHPDRAAFNRFPEFHARVAGGRRRGDDYWQVYWTEIVEGRAEMVLGFLPSEDGKDGTLVAGSIVVWAGGTAYYASGVYDRDKFDKPLGHWPLWTAILRAKAAGLRAFDLGESPSRGHADAKEASIAFFKRGFTSGRNFRIRWVLGV, from the coding sequence ATGTCCAAATACCGGGTCGAGCCCCTTGCGGCCCTGGCCCCGGACGACGGCTTTCCCCAGTGGGACGCCCACCCCTTGCGGGGCGGGTTCGCCGCCCGGCTGTATCCCACCGTGGCGCCCGCCCACACGGATTGCTCGGCCCAGGTGATCGGCCCGGCGGGACCGGTGGTGCGCCTGCGCGCCACCATCGGCCCCGACGAGATCTCCTATTGGGGCCTGCCCGCCCTGGTGACCTGGAAGCCCGATGCCGAGGCCAAGCATATCAAGTCGGGGCTGGCGGCCACCCTGGACCACCTGACCGCGGCGGCCAAGGCCGGCGGCCGGTCGCGGCTGGTGATCGGCAGCGCCGCCCAGGCCGATCCCGATCCCCTGGCCGCCCTGCTGGCCGATCGGGGGGCCGAGGGGCTGATCCAAGCCTCCGCCCAGGTGGATCTCACCCGGCCGGAAGAGTCCTTGCGCGCCGATATCCGCGACAGCTACCGCTCGCTGACCAATTGGGGCAGCCGCAACCTCAGCCTGTCCTTCGTCAACGCCGCCCATCCCGACCGCGCCGCCTTCAACCGCTTCCCCGAGTTCCATGCCCGCGTCGCCGGCGGCCGGCGGCGGGGCGACGACTACTGGCAAGTCTATTGGACCGAGATCGTCGAGGGCCGCGCCGAAATGGTGCTGGGCTTCCTGCCCTCGGAAGACGGGAAGGACGGCACCCTGGTCGCCGGCTCCATCGTGGTCTGGGCGGGGGGCACCGCCTATTACGCCTCGGGAGTCTACGACCGCGACAAGTTCGACAAGCCCCTGGGCCACTGGCCCCTGTGGACCGCCATCCTGCGGGCCAAGGCGGCGGGGCTACGGGCCTTCGACCTGGGCGAGAGCCCTTCACGAGGCCACGCCGACGCCAAGGAAGCCTCCATCGCCTTCTTCAAGCGCGGCTTCACCTCGGGACGGAATTTCCGCATCCGCTGGGTGCTGGGAGTTTAA
- a CDS encoding tetratricopeptide repeat protein, producing the protein MEQQLSGGKHKMADQLLQDAVKLHLSGDLDGAAGLYKSLLKIAPLHPDGLHLSGLVAMQKGQLKEAERFIRGAIAASPKAAAFHGNLATVLMSDGRPNEAMECYRKAVQLDDSYVDGWRNMAALAAQTGDHETSALAYSNVVRLTGGADGGALGYLGLELAVVCDWDNLPVVKEAIAALPSWRTGKSLPVAPFTLLIHDFSPAELRRHADEAASFIENRVAPMAHQPAPRRPRLRLGYLSEDFHEHATAYLLAEALESHDRSRFEIFAYSYGPHESGAVRARLTEACDHWVELGPLAESDCAKRIAADGIDILVDLKGHTGRARTAILAARPAPIQVAWLGFPGTFGGTCMDYIIADPFVIPPGAEGDYAEQVVRLPLCYQPNDSRRPRALTREPKAKWGLPEESLVVAVFNNTFKINAETLAVWISVLQAQPDAVLWFVEFHPAATASLRAMISAVGIDPARLIFAPRLSQAEHMARLSAADLFLDTWPCAGHTTASDALWAGVPVVAWVGRTFASRVAGSLLHALGLDELITESQGAYHALAQHLAKDRAALEQVRQRLWAATQTSPLFDGKAFVGPLEQAFDTMWAKWEKGGKPQGFDV; encoded by the coding sequence ATGGAGCAGCAGTTGAGCGGCGGCAAGCACAAGATGGCGGACCAGCTCCTGCAAGATGCGGTGAAGCTCCACCTTTCCGGCGACCTGGACGGCGCGGCGGGTCTCTACAAGAGCCTGCTCAAGATCGCGCCGCTCCATCCCGACGGTCTGCACCTCTCGGGCCTGGTGGCCATGCAGAAGGGCCAGTTGAAGGAGGCCGAGCGCTTCATTCGCGGCGCCATCGCCGCCAGCCCGAAAGCCGCCGCCTTCCACGGCAATCTCGCCACCGTGCTGATGTCCGACGGGCGGCCCAATGAGGCCATGGAATGCTATCGCAAGGCCGTGCAACTGGATGATTCCTATGTGGACGGCTGGCGCAACATGGCCGCCCTGGCGGCGCAGACCGGCGACCACGAGACCTCGGCCCTGGCCTACAGCAATGTGGTGCGGCTGACCGGCGGCGCCGATGGCGGCGCCCTGGGCTATCTCGGCCTGGAACTGGCGGTGGTGTGCGACTGGGACAACCTTCCCGTGGTCAAGGAGGCCATTGCCGCCCTTCCCTCGTGGCGCACCGGCAAGAGCCTGCCGGTGGCGCCCTTCACCCTGTTGATTCATGATTTCAGCCCGGCCGAGCTGCGCCGCCATGCCGACGAGGCCGCCTCGTTCATCGAGAACCGGGTGGCGCCCATGGCCCATCAGCCGGCGCCGCGCCGCCCTCGTCTGCGCCTGGGCTATCTGTCCGAGGATTTCCACGAGCACGCCACCGCCTATCTGCTGGCCGAGGCGCTGGAAAGCCATGACAGATCCCGCTTCGAGATCTTCGCCTATTCCTATGGCCCCCATGAGAGCGGGGCGGTGCGCGCCCGCCTGACCGAGGCCTGCGACCATTGGGTCGAACTGGGGCCGCTGGCCGAATCCGATTGCGCCAAGCGTATCGCCGCCGACGGCATCGACATCCTGGTGGACCTCAAGGGGCATACGGGCCGGGCCCGCACCGCCATCCTGGCCGCTCGCCCGGCACCCATCCAGGTGGCGTGGCTGGGCTTTCCCGGCACCTTCGGCGGCACCTGCATGGATTACATCATCGCCGATCCCTTCGTGATTCCGCCGGGGGCCGAGGGCGATTACGCCGAGCAGGTGGTGCGCCTGCCGCTGTGCTACCAGCCCAATGATTCCCGCCGGCCGCGCGCCCTGACCCGCGAGCCCAAGGCCAAGTGGGGCCTGCCCGAGGAGTCCCTGGTCGTCGCGGTGTTCAACAACACCTTCAAGATCAACGCCGAGACCCTGGCGGTGTGGATCAGCGTGCTGCAGGCGCAGCCCGACGCGGTGCTGTGGTTCGTGGAGTTCCACCCCGCCGCCACCGCCAGCCTGCGCGCCATGATCAGCGCGGTGGGCATCGACCCGGCCCGGCTGATCTTCGCGCCCCGCCTGTCCCAGGCCGAGCACATGGCTCGCCTGTCGGCCGCCGACCTGTTCCTCGATACCTGGCCTTGCGCCGGACACACCACGGCCAGCGACGCCCTGTGGGCGGGTGTGCCCGTGGTGGCCTGGGTGGGCCGCACCTTCGCCTCGCGGGTGGCGGGCTCGCTGCTGCATGCCCTGGGCCTGGACGAGCTGATCACCGAGTCCCAGGGGGCCTACCACGCCCTGGCCCAGCATCTGGCCAAGGATCGGGCCGCCCTGGAACAGGTGCGTCAGCGCCTGTGGGCGGCGACCCAAACCTCGCCTCTGTTCGACGGCAAGGCCTTCGTCGGCCCGCTGGAACAGGCCTTCGACACCATGTGGGCCAAGTGGGAAAAGGGCGGGAAGCCCCAGGGCTTCGACGTTTAA
- a CDS encoding flagellar biosynthesis regulator FlaF, whose translation MSQPIQIESLKIGEQDAFGLVEAAITLDQSRGDKARLAAALEQNLQLWVAIRTLVSDATSGLPDAVKTNLTRLSDFVADTTLKKGVEISDNTITTLVNVNLQISEGLLESANRT comes from the coding sequence ATGTCCCAACCTATCCAGATCGAATCGCTGAAGATCGGCGAACAGGATGCCTTCGGCCTGGTCGAGGCGGCCATCACCCTGGATCAGTCGCGCGGCGACAAGGCCCGTCTGGCCGCGGCCCTGGAACAGAATCTCCAGCTGTGGGTGGCCATCCGCACCCTGGTCTCCGACGCCACCAGCGGCCTGCCCGACGCGGTCAAGACCAACCTGACCCGCCTGTCGGACTTCGTCGCCGACACCACCTTGAAGAAGGGTGTCGAGATCAGCGACAACACCATCACCACCCTGGTGAACGTCAATCTGCAAATTTCCGAGGGGCTGCTGGAAAGCGCCAACCGAACCTGA
- the cobD gene encoding threonine-phosphate decarboxylase CobD — protein MTDLPLHGGDLAAAQARWGHPAQGWLDLSTGINPWPYPLPELPSDCWRRLPESGRHQALLAVAARRWSVPANARVVAGSGSQALIQALPRITPPTEIAILGPTYGEHARAWSAAGHRVRDVAGLQEAAASPVVVVVNPNNPDGRVVAPEDLLDLAARQAARGGLLVVDEAFGDERPELSLTSRLGPGLVVLRSFGKFFGLAGIRLGFAVAEEGLAARLTDHLGPWPVSGPAIELGAQALADRVWTEATITRLRDAAARLGDILTRTGLEDLGGTFLFRLARHHQAPALYERLGRAGILVRAFAFRPDILRFGLPGSEADEQRLRATLAG, from the coding sequence CTGACCGATCTTCCCCTTCACGGCGGCGATCTTGCCGCCGCCCAGGCCCGGTGGGGCCATCCCGCCCAGGGCTGGCTCGATCTCTCCACCGGCATCAACCCCTGGCCTTATCCCCTGCCCGAGCTGCCGTCCGATTGCTGGCGGCGGCTGCCCGAATCCGGCCGCCATCAGGCGTTGCTGGCGGTCGCCGCCCGGCGCTGGTCCGTTCCGGCCAACGCCCGCGTGGTGGCGGGAAGCGGCAGCCAGGCCCTGATTCAGGCCCTGCCCCGCATCACGCCGCCGACCGAAATCGCCATTCTCGGCCCCACCTATGGCGAGCATGCCCGCGCCTGGAGCGCCGCCGGCCACCGGGTGCGCGACGTGGCAGGACTCCAGGAGGCCGCCGCCTCCCCGGTGGTGGTGGTGGTCAATCCCAATAATCCCGACGGTCGGGTCGTCGCCCCCGAGGACCTGCTCGATCTGGCCGCCCGGCAGGCGGCACGCGGCGGATTGCTGGTGGTGGACGAGGCCTTCGGCGACGAACGCCCGGAATTGTCGCTGACCTCGCGCCTCGGCCCCGGACTGGTGGTGCTGCGCTCGTTCGGCAAGTTCTTCGGTCTGGCGGGAATCCGGCTGGGCTTCGCCGTGGCCGAAGAGGGGCTGGCCGCCCGCCTGACCGATCATCTCGGCCCCTGGCCGGTCTCCGGCCCCGCCATCGAATTGGGCGCCCAGGCCCTGGCCGACCGGGTCTGGACCGAGGCCACCATCACCCGCCTGCGCGACGCCGCCGCCCGCCTGGGAGACATCCTGACGAGGACCGGGCTGGAAGATCTGGGCGGCACCTTCCTGTTCCGGCTGGCCCGTCACCATCAGGCCCCCGCCCTCTACGAACGCCTGGGCCGCGCCGGCATCCTGGTGCGCGCCTTCGCCTTTCGCCCCGACATCCTGCGCTTCGGCCTGCCCGGCAGCGAGGCCGACGAGCAGCGGCTTCGGGCCACGCTGGCGGGCTGA